One Candidatus Paracaedimonas acanthamoebae genomic window carries:
- a CDS encoding NAD(P)H-dependent oxidoreductase: MRFILGLFLMIWAPLSVMGQEENNQLKANSTYKIGIIIGSTRPNKIGGQVSEWIFQQVQETPNVQFTLIDLEKWNLPLFNEPGMPMNGPATYTHAYTKKWSQEIASYDGYIFVTPQYNCGYPASLKNAIDYLYVEWKEKPAIIVSYGYQDGGKKAATQLTQVLECFKMKLTTTMPAIGLVHTMLDEKKKLKNLSEDFKPHRESILKAVNELVENLKSFHKD; the protein is encoded by the coding sequence ATGCGTTTCATTTTAGGGCTTTTTTTAATGATATGGGCGCCATTATCAGTGATGGGACAGGAAGAAAATAATCAACTCAAAGCAAACTCAACCTACAAAATTGGCATTATTATTGGAAGCACACGTCCCAATAAAATTGGAGGACAAGTGTCTGAGTGGATCTTTCAACAAGTTCAAGAAACACCAAATGTGCAATTTACGTTGATTGATCTTGAGAAATGGAATTTACCTCTCTTCAATGAGCCCGGAATGCCGATGAATGGGCCTGCGACATATACTCACGCTTATACCAAAAAATGGAGCCAAGAAATTGCCTCCTACGATGGTTATATTTTTGTAACGCCTCAATATAATTGTGGTTATCCGGCGTCTTTAAAAAATGCAATTGATTATCTGTATGTTGAATGGAAAGAAAAGCCAGCGATCATTGTAAGCTATGGCTATCAAGATGGTGGTAAAAAGGCGGCAACTCAATTAACGCAAGTCTTAGAGTGTTTTAAGATGAAACTGACGACAACGATGCCGGCGATTGGGCTTGTTCATACCATGCTGGATGAGAAGAAAAAGCTCAAAAACCTCTCTGAAGATTTTAAACCTCATCGTGAAAGTATTCTTAAAGCTGTAAATGAGCTTGTGGAGAACCTAAAATCCTTTCATAAAGATTGA